A genomic segment from Bacteroidota bacterium encodes:
- a CDS encoding SBBP repeat-containing protein has product MFYYTNAGNPQMYVGDGRLSYVTAHLHAPDDTVNTTDTLYRIDMSFISRGEYVYSKFKTYTSEKTEAFLNYFLGYLPEAITGVEGHSRIVQKNVYNGIDWQVHSSGEGMKSLLVIDPTVTFSTGALKYDGADSIIAEANKLRIYAGGSYISEDTLIAYQFDGDEKVYVDIAYEDLGDNEFGFELGDFDDGKNLVIEQRSGPRDIEHISSPDWSTYLGGLGSDEGTDLAVDGDGNVYVCGFTQSTDFPVNKGVSLGAFRFSAGGYDAFISKFGSANGATQGVVEDADRFLWATYWGGTSDEKSYGIKTIGNGTATGKVFITGYTESDDFPTFSNSGVYHQTALEGSRDAFIVGLDNARGGQLPLSRWATYFGGSGEETGRSITNDGSNNLFVGGYTSTNAYSSTSCDVPGDGEFPKCHPVGAYNSDGEGGATDGFIARFDPTGELTWSTFFGGIDDDYIYDIAMDGNSNLFVTGKTTGNLPITNNASIGAYNQGTIGGNEDAFLARFTSVGVNNWSTYFGGGGNDEARTIALDGNNNVYIGGSTSSSTPNSTLCEEPTSGGFPVCKSGTKYFQDNGIGAYIYGGGASDGFMAKLSAAGAFEWGTYYGGSGEDVINGLSVDFENRLFFSGQTNSTSSSYIYQPSSGIPWFYNEGSIRAFGYDDAFLGYFNSDNERIWATYYGGILSDKSNAIVVNSTSSDNHYWYIAGSTTSPNYKVATNWSDNFFTLCCSNAYRQLAPPVINSDAIMARFNFNEHWMVDVKDIYSSGLEVQVFPNPSSNTITIRLPNSITENVSFELLSITGQILKTSRASSNTALSYQMDLSDLTNGIYLLVINVGSQRTAKQIVKHD; this is encoded by the coding sequence GTGTTTTACTATACCAATGCCGGAAACCCGCAAATGTATGTGGGCGATGGAAGGTTATCTTATGTCACTGCACATCTTCACGCGCCGGATGACACGGTAAACACCACAGATACCTTATACCGGATAGATATGAGTTTCATATCAAGAGGAGAATATGTTTACTCAAAATTCAAAACTTATACTTCCGAAAAAACAGAAGCTTTTCTGAACTATTTTCTTGGCTATTTGCCGGAAGCTATTACCGGAGTTGAAGGGCATAGCCGAATTGTTCAAAAAAATGTTTACAACGGTATAGATTGGCAGGTTCATTCCAGCGGCGAGGGAATGAAATCATTATTGGTGATAGACCCCACGGTTACATTTTCTACCGGAGCGTTGAAGTATGACGGAGCCGACAGCATAATTGCAGAAGCCAACAAGTTGCGTATTTATGCAGGTGGTTCATATATATCAGAAGATACCCTCATTGCCTATCAATTTGATGGAGATGAGAAAGTTTATGTGGATATTGCTTATGAAGATTTGGGAGATAATGAGTTCGGGTTCGAGTTGGGGGATTTTGATGATGGAAAAAATTTGGTGATTGAGCAAAGAAGCGGGCCTCGCGATATTGAACACATAAGCTCACCTGACTGGTCCACTTATTTAGGTGGGTTAGGGTCAGATGAAGGAACAGATCTTGCAGTAGATGGCGACGGGAATGTCTATGTGTGCGGCTTTACGCAAAGCACTGATTTTCCCGTTAATAAGGGTGTATCTTTGGGAGCATTTAGGTTTTCGGCTGGAGGCTATGATGCTTTTATATCCAAATTTGGTTCTGCCAATGGCGCAACACAAGGGGTAGTGGAGGATGCAGACCGATTCCTGTGGGCAACTTACTGGGGAGGAACCTCAGATGAAAAATCTTATGGGATTAAAACGATTGGGAATGGTACGGCCACTGGCAAAGTTTTTATCACTGGATATACCGAAAGCGATGACTTTCCTACTTTTTCAAATAGCGGTGTTTATCACCAAACCGCTCTTGAAGGTAGCAGAGACGCTTTTATTGTAGGATTGGATAATGCGCGTGGAGGTCAGCTTCCTTTAAGCCGTTGGGCTACTTATTTTGGAGGAAGCGGAGAAGAAACGGGACGTTCCATCACGAACGATGGATCTAACAACCTTTTCGTGGGTGGATATACGTCGACAAATGCTTACTCCTCAACCAGTTGTGATGTTCCGGGAGATGGTGAATTTCCCAAGTGCCATCCCGTTGGCGCGTATAACAGCGACGGAGAGGGCGGGGCAACTGATGGTTTCATTGCGAGGTTTGACCCTACGGGTGAGCTTACCTGGAGTACTTTTTTTGGAGGTATAGACGATGATTATATTTATGACATAGCTATGGACGGCAACTCAAACTTATTTGTAACAGGTAAAACAACAGGTAATTTGCCAATCACAAACAATGCTTCTATCGGGGCTTATAATCAAGGAACTATCGGAGGTAACGAAGATGCTTTCCTCGCACGTTTCACTTCTGTCGGGGTAAATAATTGGAGTACTTATTTTGGTGGTGGAGGAAACGACGAGGCCAGAACAATAGCCCTAGACGGAAATAACAATGTTTATATCGGGGGGAGTACATCTTCATCTACACCTAATTCAACTTTATGTGAAGAGCCAACCAGTGGTGGTTTTCCTGTTTGCAAGAGCGGAACAAAATATTTCCAAGATAATGGTATCGGAGCCTACATTTATGGAGGCGGAGCTTCAGACGGATTTATGGCAAAGTTGAGCGCTGCCGGAGCTTTTGAATGGGGCACATATTACGGTGGATCGGGTGAAGATGTTATCAATGGACTATCCGTGGATTTTGAAAACCGGCTTTTCTTTTCCGGCCAAACAAACAGCACTAGTAGTTCTTATATTTATCAGCCCTCATCAGGCATCCCATGGTTTTATAATGAGGGATCAATTAGGGCATTTGGTTATGATGATGCCTTTCTGGGTTATTTTAATTCTGATAACGAAAGAATCTGGGCCACATATTATGGCGGTATCTTGTCTGATAAAAGCAATGCGATAGTTGTAAACTCCACTAGTAGCGATAATCACTACTGGTATATAGCCGGCAGCACAACTAGCCCTAATTATAAAGTTGCAACTAACTGGTCTGATAATTTTTTCACCTTATGTTGTTCCAATGCTTACAGGCAACTTGCCCCTCCGGTTATCAATTCCGATGCGATTATGGCACGTTTTAACTTTAACGAGCATTGGATGGTCGATGTGAAAGATATTTATTCATCAGGATTAGAAGTGCAGGTATTTCCCAATCCATCATCGAACACGATAACGATTAGATTGCCTAACTCAATAACAGAAAACGTTTCTTTTGAATTACTTTCAATAACCGGTCAAATTCTCAAAACATCAAGAGCTAGTAGTAATACCGCGCTAAGTTATCAGATGGATTTGAGCGATTTGACTAATGGTATATATCTTCTGGTAATCAACGTAGGTAGTCAGCGTACCGCTAAGCAAATAGTTAAGCATGATTAA
- a CDS encoding fibronectin type III domain-containing protein: MKLKMGFLGLSIAEVIDRSTLIVTKMTGNPNFPTPDPTLADVTTAADALLAAYNNSRDGGKTLTATMRLRLKELMELNRKLAAYVQAESSGGEEIILSSGFDVVRRGDPTQVAQVHNLRLQHGIPVGSIRAIWDRVVGAGAYVVELSDTDANGPFSFHLCTLKTRLDFTGLVPGKLYWIRIYAVGRHSTGLPSDISVHTASI; the protein is encoded by the coding sequence ATGAAACTAAAAATGGGCTTTTTAGGATTGAGTATCGCTGAGGTGATAGATAGATCCACGCTTATAGTGACTAAGATGACGGGAAACCCGAACTTTCCCACACCTGATCCGACGCTGGCTGATGTAACGACCGCTGCGGATGCACTTCTGGCTGCGTACAACAATTCGCGCGACGGAGGTAAGACACTGACAGCCACCATGCGTTTGCGCCTGAAAGAGCTAATGGAGCTTAACAGGAAGCTGGCAGCGTATGTGCAGGCAGAGTCTTCGGGGGGTGAGGAAATCATCTTGTCCAGTGGTTTTGACGTGGTAAGGAGAGGTGATCCTACTCAGGTGGCGCAGGTGCATAACCTGCGCCTCCAACACGGCATTCCTGTCGGTAGCATTCGTGCTATCTGGGACAGAGTCGTGGGAGCGGGTGCCTATGTAGTGGAGCTTTCGGATACGGATGCCAATGGTCCGTTCAGTTTCCACCTTTGCACACTCAAAACCCGGTTAGATTTCACTGGTTTGGTGCCTGGTAAATTGTACTGGATACGTATCTACGCAGTAGGTCGTCACAGTACCGGATTGCCGAGCGACATCAGTGTACACACCGCGAGCATCTAA
- the fabG gene encoding 3-oxoacyl-[acyl-carrier-protein] reductase: MLLKNKTALITGGSRGIGYALVKRFVAEGCNVAFTYLSSDEKAKKFEEELAASGVKAKAYKSDAGSYSDSEKLVEEVVKEFGTIDILVNNAGITRDNLILRMNEQQWDEVIAANLKSVFNLTKHVSKVMLKNRNGSIINLTSIVGVKGQAGQSNYAASKAGIIGFTKSIAEEFGSRNIRCNAIAPGFIETDMTAVLPEETRKNILAQVPMKRMGQPEEVASVAVFLGCDLSSYVSGQVISVCGAMSR, from the coding sequence ATGTTATTAAAAAACAAAACAGCACTCATCACCGGCGGCTCCCGCGGAATTGGCTATGCCCTCGTCAAGCGGTTTGTCGCCGAAGGATGCAACGTGGCTTTCACCTACCTAAGCTCGGATGAAAAAGCAAAAAAGTTTGAAGAAGAACTGGCTGCTTCGGGTGTCAAAGCCAAGGCATATAAAAGTGATGCAGGCTCCTATTCCGATTCCGAAAAGTTAGTCGAGGAAGTGGTAAAAGAATTTGGAACGATAGATATATTGGTGAATAATGCAGGCATTACACGCGACAACTTAATCCTTCGGATGAATGAACAGCAGTGGGATGAAGTGATAGCCGCCAATCTGAAATCTGTTTTCAACCTGACCAAACACGTATCGAAAGTGATGTTGAAGAATAGAAACGGTTCCATCATCAACCTCACATCCATTGTGGGAGTCAAGGGCCAAGCCGGCCAATCAAACTACGCAGCATCCAAAGCCGGAATCATCGGGTTCACCAAATCTATTGCCGAAGAATTTGGCTCGCGCAATATCCGTTGCAACGCCATCGCGCCCGGTTTCATCGAAACCGACATGACCGCTGTGCTGCCCGAAGAAACACGGAAAAACATTCTCGCTCAGGTGCCTATGAAACGCATGGGGCAGCCCGAAGAAGTGGCGAGCGTAGCGGTGTTTCTCGGCTGCGACCTGTCGAGTTATGTTTCGGGACAGGTCATCAGCGTATGCGGAGCGATGAGTCGCTAA
- a CDS encoding threonylcarbamoyl-AMP synthase — translation MFHTEIGQDIHKAKALLLEDSVVAIPTETVYGLAANALSEEAVVKIFAAKNRPFFDPLIVHTYSLDAMRKYVEDIPAKAIILLQQFSPGPITLLLKKKIIIPDLVTSGLDTVAMRIPNHPLTLSLLRELEFPLAAPSANPFGYISPTTAQHVADQLQGKIPYILDGGVATVGVESTIVGFEGEQPVVFRLGGLTIEKIERVIGKVQIRIQDSSNPAAPGMLSSHYAPIKKLRLVGEESHELEKLDKRRMGVIAFDKYIETISKENQILLSPKGDLSEAAKNLFAAMRRLDNSNVDLILAVHFPDIGLGRAINDRLKRASTT, via the coding sequence ATGTTTCATACAGAGATTGGCCAGGACATTCACAAAGCCAAAGCACTTTTATTAGAGGACTCGGTTGTCGCTATTCCCACCGAAACGGTCTATGGATTGGCTGCTAACGCATTGTCTGAGGAAGCGGTCGTAAAAATATTTGCTGCGAAGAATCGCCCTTTTTTCGACCCGCTGATTGTACATACCTATTCATTAGATGCGATGAGAAAGTATGTGGAAGACATACCGGCAAAAGCAATAATACTATTGCAGCAGTTCTCGCCCGGCCCCATCACACTACTTCTTAAAAAGAAAATAATTATTCCTGACTTGGTTACTTCCGGTTTGGATACCGTAGCCATGCGCATCCCCAATCATCCTTTGACCCTCTCTTTGCTTAGGGAACTAGAATTTCCTTTGGCTGCGCCCAGCGCCAATCCATTCGGATATATCAGCCCAACAACAGCGCAGCACGTGGCTGACCAACTGCAAGGGAAAATTCCCTACATCCTTGATGGCGGAGTGGCTACGGTAGGAGTAGAGTCCACCATAGTAGGTTTTGAAGGCGAGCAACCGGTAGTCTTCCGACTTGGTGGATTGACGATTGAAAAAATCGAAAGGGTCATTGGCAAGGTTCAGATACGGATACAGGATAGTTCCAATCCGGCTGCTCCGGGCATGTTGAGCAGTCATTATGCACCGATTAAAAAATTGAGGTTAGTAGGAGAGGAGAGTCATGAACTTGAGAAGTTGGACAAGCGAAGGATGGGAGTCATTGCTTTTGATAAATATATAGAAACGATTTCGAAGGAAAACCAAATTTTACTTTCCCCTAAAGGAGATTTGAGCGAGGCAGCAAAGAACTTATTTGCCGCCATGAGAAGGTTAGATAATAGTAATGTGGATTTGATTTTGGCAGTACACTTTCCTGACATTGGGTTGGGAAGAGCTATAAATGACCGGTTAAAAAGAGCGAGTACGACATAG
- a CDS encoding tyrosine--tRNA ligase, which yields MGLIEELRWRNMLQDIKPGTEDLLNRELVTGYIGFDPTADSLHIGSLLQVTLLMRFQKAGHKPIALLGGATGMIGDPSGKSTERNLLDEKTLQHNLACQKKQLEKFLNFNCGATSAEFVNNFDWFKGMSFLDFLRDVGKRLTVNYMMAKDSVKSRMTSDEGISFTEFSYQLIQGYDFYYLWKNKGVKLQMGGSDQWGNIITGTELIRRKDGGETFAFTIPLVTKSDGKKFGKSEQGNIWLDPKKTSPYRFYQYWLNVSDEDVSKLVRYFSMKDKEEIEILEKKHIEALHLRLLQKDLADEITERVHSIEDLTRAKQTTEILFGSSFDEFKKLDGKDIEDAFDENLIFRVEQDLFSAEVEPVSLLAEKTDIFPSKGEARKSIQGNGVSINKEKLLLEKRITKADLLHGRYLLVQKGKKNYYLIIAG from the coding sequence ATGGGGCTAATAGAAGAGTTAAGGTGGCGGAATATGTTGCAGGACATCAAGCCTGGTACCGAAGATTTATTAAACCGCGAATTGGTTACCGGTTATATTGGTTTTGATCCTACCGCCGATTCCTTGCATATAGGCAGTTTGCTTCAAGTTACCCTATTAATGAGATTCCAAAAGGCGGGACATAAACCTATTGCCTTGCTTGGTGGAGCCACAGGAATGATTGGGGATCCTTCGGGAAAATCTACTGAAAGAAACTTACTGGATGAAAAGACGCTTCAACACAACTTGGCCTGTCAAAAAAAACAGCTTGAAAAGTTTTTAAACTTTAACTGTGGGGCTACCTCAGCAGAATTCGTCAACAACTTTGACTGGTTTAAGGGAATGAGTTTTCTCGACTTTCTCCGTGATGTTGGAAAGCGACTCACCGTCAACTATATGATGGCAAAGGATAGTGTGAAATCCAGAATGACCTCTGATGAAGGAATTAGTTTTACCGAATTTTCCTACCAATTAATTCAAGGGTACGATTTCTATTACCTCTGGAAAAACAAGGGAGTAAAACTACAAATGGGAGGTAGCGATCAATGGGGTAATATCATTACAGGTACAGAATTGATTCGGCGAAAGGATGGAGGGGAAACCTTTGCCTTTACCATTCCCTTGGTTACCAAATCAGATGGGAAGAAATTCGGAAAATCGGAACAGGGAAATATTTGGTTAGACCCGAAAAAGACCTCTCCATATCGCTTCTATCAATATTGGCTGAATGTTTCAGACGAAGATGTATCTAAACTCGTTCGATATTTCTCTATGAAAGACAAAGAGGAAATAGAAATACTGGAAAAAAAACATATCGAAGCATTACATCTTCGCCTGCTGCAAAAAGACCTTGCTGATGAAATCACAGAGCGGGTTCACTCGATTGAAGATTTGACTCGTGCGAAGCAAACTACCGAAATCCTTTTTGGTTCTTCCTTTGATGAATTCAAAAAACTGGATGGAAAGGATATTGAAGATGCCTTTGATGAAAACCTCATTTTTCGCGTTGAGCAGGATTTATTTTCTGCCGAAGTTGAACCGGTCAGTCTGCTCGCAGAAAAGACGGATATTTTCCCATCAAAAGGTGAAGCGCGAAAAAGTATTCAGGGAAATGGAGTGAGTATTAACAAAGAAAAGTTGTTGTTGGAAAAGAGAATCACCAAAGCTGATTTGTTGCACGGCAGATATCTTTTGGTTCAGAAAGGAAAGAAGAACTATTATCTTATCATCGCTGGATAG